In Gossypium arboreum isolate Shixiya-1 chromosome 6, ASM2569848v2, whole genome shotgun sequence, the following are encoded in one genomic region:
- the LOC128293842 gene encoding phosphoglycerate mutase-like protein 1 — MDGEDDSLWNPHVRESEEEMAARMVLFIKWLWTRPEQEIVIVSHGIILQQILNVLENDCHPTARTALCKRFDNCELRSVVIVDKSLKVADSQLCSPRNAAKETVLREEVSV, encoded by the exons ATGGATGGTGAAGATGACAGCTTGTGGAATCCACACGTTCGAGAGTCCGAAGAGGAAATGGCTGCTCGAATGGTTCTTTTTATTAAATG GCTATGGACAAGGCCAGAACAAGAGATTGTGATTGTGAGTCATGGCATAATACTTCAACAAATACTAAATGTACTTGAAAACGACTGTCATCCAACAGCTAGAACAGCTTTATGCAAACG CTTCGACAATTGTGAGCTCCGTTCCGTGGTCATCGTCGACAAAAG CTTGAAGGTAGCGGATTCACAGCTTTGCTCACCAAGAAATGCTGCAAAAGAGACTGTGTTAAGAGAGGAAGTTTCCGTCTGA